ttggagagcattaaaacaacaacaacaacaacaatgaaaactaTGATAAGATAACCAGGATCCGAAAACCCCAGATTTAATATATCAGAATCCCTGGGACTCAGGATCTaggcatttgtattatttttaaagcccCCATGTGACTCTGACGCcaaggttggggtggggggaaatcaCTGTCTTTAGAATCTTCTTCATTCCTACTTACGAAAAGGTCCAGCACAATAAAGAACAGAGTATaatgagctttatttttttaataccctTTTCTTCTAAAACTTGACATTTAAAGTTCACAATATAAATAGCTCCCCTCTTACTGCCTCAAAAAGGGCAGAGGAATGCCAAATGCCAAATGGTCTTTGAGGTATCAAGGAATTAGTATATTATGCTCAGCCCCAGTTCCAAGGGGGAACACTGGAGACCCTGACAACCAGGAGAACTTCTTTACCGCCAGTTTTCCTGAGTGTGAAAAGAGGAGTGCCTCCTTCTACTTTTCCCCCATCAGGTACCAAAAGAGCTTCAATCATGCCATTTGCTGGTGATGGAACCTGCACAGATGTCTTGAAAAGAAGACAGATGGAGAAAGAGTCCAAATTTTTACTCAGCATTAGAAAATTAATTGTATAGAATCTCAAATGAGTCACAAGAGTTGCAACACAGATACACAAGACCCTGTATATAGAAACACCAAGGCCACACTTTCAGAGTAAGAGTAATCAATGCTACTGTGAAGATTCACCCTTTCTGTCCTTTCTCAGAGCACTAAAGCAAGATTCAGTTCATGTGTTTCCCAGTGATACATAAAAACAACTGGAAACagctcatgcacacacacacacacaaaagctatAAAACTAAAGCTATTAAAGTACATAGTACATACACCTAGAATAATCTAAAATTAAACttattaagttttctttttaatgagctATTCCAACAATTTTACAACTGAGGCAGTTAAAAATTATCTATAACCAACAGTTAAGTCCCTGTTCCTTTCATTAGGTTAAGAAACCAAGGGGAGACCATGAAAAGTTGGCACTAATAGGACAAGCCTACCTTGTCAGTTTCAATCTCACAAACCACTTCATCTTCTGCAACTGTGTCTCCAACAGCTGAAAAGATAGTCAAAGCCTACCTCTtaggggggtggtgggggggggaaCCCTCCAGTAGCCACAAAATCCCCACTGGCAGGTGTGTTACAATACCCCTTTCCTAAAGCCAGGGGAAAGTACACTGCATGTAAAGAAAACGGTGGAGCCATTGATTATCGTGGGGGTAAAGGGGACTTCTCAAAAGTATTTAAACTCAAGAAGTGAGAAGGCACTAAATCTTACCTTTCTCCCACCTGACATCCCCTTCTGTGACAGATTCTGCAAATGCTGGGGTTTTGACTGTAATCACATCATCCTCtaggaaaagaggggaaaaaaaaaaatcacatagtccacatttctcctttttaatttttttctttaattaaattcAGTCAATTGTTGTTCTTCCCATTAAAGCTCCATAAGGTAGGGAGCTGAAGGTACTTACTGCACACAGCTGTAGTTCTGAAAAAGCGAACACTGAAGACACTACCGTTGTTAAtgctagaaaacaaacataaaagtaAACTCCTTTAACCGGTGATTCACTCACATTTTAGTCTAGATAAGGCACCACGGGTCaccttcccttttttattttcatttcttaaatttttattggagtatagttgatttacaatgttgtgttagtttctgctgtcagcaaagtgaatcagttatacatatacatatatccactcttttttagattctttcacCTTCCCTTTAAATCAGTGATTCTTGACTAGGAGTGCCCATCAGTGTTACCTGGGGGAACTTTTTCAAAGCATACATGTCTAGGCCCcattcccagagattctgactcagcaggtctAGAGCAAAGCCTGGATGACTTGGGTGCCTTAAACAGCGAGTCCCTTGGGTGAGTGAAATGTGCTGCAGTGAAATGCCAGCTCTCCCAGAACAGACCTAGTTTAGGTCTTTGAAGAAAAAGATAGCATCTTGGCCCTTTGCATACCCACCAAAAGGACTCAGCTTCCTGATGACGTTTTTTCTTAACTAAATGCAAGTAAGATAAATTGTGCGCCCTCAGGGTACATGCCACTGTGCCACATACAACAGAATTTCTGTCCACATGATTATAGATTATACAGGACAGCAAGATGAGACAGTTAACAAGTAAAACAAGGGGTtatatgcaaaacaaacaaacaaacaaaacaccaaaaaactgATATAGTATCTCCTAATCTGTTCTCTTGCCAGGAGGCAGCATATCAGTCCATTCTGGACTCATTCAAGAGGAACTTCAAAAGAgcaaggtagggcttccctggtggcgcagtggttgagagtccgcctgccgatgcaggggacgcgggttcgtgccccggtccaggaggatcccacgtgccgcagagcggctgggcccgtgagccatggccgctgagcctgcacgtccagagcctgtgctccgcaacgggagaggccacaacggtgagaggcccgcgtaccacaaaaaaataaataaataaaatacagaacacaAAGTGTTCTGCAAAAAGTTTACAGCCATGTACAGGTACATGTTCGTAGGCAAGAACTAACAGGTAATGTGTAAATGCAGAGACTGCTCTTTGAGGACACCCGAGAACCTGGAGCATCGGCTGTCTTGGGGAAGAGAAACTTGGTGGCACCggagaacaggaaaaaaatcttctcATGGACTCTCTTTTTACTTCTGAACCATGTAAATTTATAAGctattaaataaaaacataaaaccaaaaatagttttacaataaaagatttttaagtaaaatgaatACCTTATTCAtgaaaaaagacaatataaaacacaaaaacagttaTTAGATTAGAGTAATACCCTAATGTGTGATCCTTATCCCTCAAAGTTtagggtattttaaaataatttacttttgaATAGTTATTTATTGCATTTATTGCATAGGATTTGTGGCTGCTCCACTTTTCATTTAAACTGCAGATGAGTAACACATTTTGAATCTCcctaaataacttttaaattacaaaagtatTAGAGGTTAACAGTAGAATACTTAGAAACAGCAAAAAGAACATTTACAATGGGATTATGCTTGTAATGCACAGTGAAGAAGGAGCCAATCTGCTCACCCTTCATTTTGAAGATCCTACCTGTAGAGAAAATAGCTTGACAGCTGCTCAACAGGTAACTAAAGAGCATCCTCTTACCACCACCCTGAAAATACTTGGAATGCAAAGTAGCATTAAGCAACATTCATAAGCAGAAGTTAATCTGAAACACACATGGGTGGCCTTTCTCCAAACTTTGCATTATGCAATAACAGCATTCCCTCTGAACTAGTCAAAGTCCCATGACTCAACTGACTAGTCTTTTGCTTTTACTGTTTCTAAAATGAGTAACCATGCAACCAAAAGGATGCTCTTAATCTCCACAATAAATGTAACGTCCAGTCCTTCAGCTTCACTTGTATCCAACCAGAATAGTTAGGAGCACCTTTCTATATCTATTCCCATAAAAAGAGGATTCCAGCTTCACTTTCATTATAATCTAAACACCTCAGGACAGACACACTCCTGGTCCAGCACTTAACATGGGGCTGAAGTGCAAGCACATGTCATAAATTAACATCAAGTTTAGGTAGAGGGACTCAACATAACCAGCTTGATTACTAGGCTTGAAAGACAGTTAAGAAAGCAGATGGTTCAGCTGGTGTCTTAAATACCCCATGTCCACATATCTGTGCTCCCCAGTGATACTTACACAATCTTCCTGCTGTCAGGGTAACCTGGTCCCTGACATAAGGAGATCCctgcaagaaacaaaacaactctTAACCAACAACTCTTTATCTTATACAGGATACCTGCTGGGAATGGAAAAGAAGTCTGTTCACCCCCTAACTCTGAGATAGAACAGTATCAACAGCAGGCAACAACATAATCTTTATCACACAGAGTCCTGCTTCTTAAGCTTTTCCACCATAGCAATAGTCATGGCAGAGAACAACAGGTATGTGGGACTTCGGGTGGGAATGGCTTtgaggaagaaaggggagaatTCTATAatcttatttatcttaaaactCATAAACTTTCACTATCCCTTTATGTTTTCATAATAAAACGCTCTACTGCCCAAGACTTCAAATACAACTGAAGCTTGAAAAAGACACATGATGGCTTATCCTGTGACTACATATAGCCTAATCAGAGAAGCAGTGGGAATGTTTGATCTGAGTTTGTTTCCCTGGTTACTTAAAATGCACTGAGCTGGAAGTCTTGTTGCCTGAACCCCAGTAGCAAAGACTAGGCTACTTCAGGCCTAAGGTCTCCAGCTTGCTCTAGGACTGAGCAAATCATTGTCCCTCCTTTCAGTTTACTGTCTTCCTACACTCTTCCCGAGACCTTCCACCCGGTCATACTCAACAAGGTGGGAGCTCCTTTCTGCCCCACCAATTGTCCTTATCATCACAGATAACTGCACTTCCTCAACTGACAACTAATTACTGTATCTGCTTCACCTGAttatattctttcatgtgtcttatTTTTTCAGATCTATTAACAACTCTTTCTGAGCCACGGGCACGGTAAGCACCAAATGGGAGACAATTCTCTCTTGTGCCCACCTCCTCACAAACACCCCCAGGGTTTCAGAGGCAAGTTAAGTCACCTCTATATCCAGTAACCAATGACGTTGCAGTACAAATCCCAAACACAGCATGTATTTGAGCTAGAACAGTCAGCAGCCCTTACTGATTTTTGGAACCCTAACTCCAATTTAGAGTTCATCCTACAGCAAGTTTCATTTGTACAGCGTTTAAGAGTTTATAAAAAGCTTTCACATAATGACCTCATTTTGATTTTTGTGTCTCACAACTCCCTGAAGTGGAACGACCATCTGCCATTACTCCCGTTTCATATATAAGCAGGGCTTCTGGAGGTTAAGTGACAGCCCAAGGAGAAGCCCTGAACCACAACGCAAACCCCAAGTACAAGGCTCTTCCCATTGTCCTGCCAATCTATGAAGTGGAGAAAATGTTTActgacatttttcaaaattctaagtTAAAAAGTTTATTACTAAGAGTCCACTATGAGCGAACACTGTGCTAGGTGCCTATGATCTCATGACTCTTAGGATAAAGTCCAAAAACTTTCCATATTCCTGTCCAGCCCTCCCAGACAGGCTTCCTTTCCATTTCTATGACCGGTCAAGTCTCTTCCTGCCTGAAAACCTTTGCACAAGCAATCCCCTTTGTTTAGAATATCGTTCTCCTGGCCAACTCCTATGTATTCTTCAAGACttagcttaaatgtcacttctttGGGGAAGCCTTTACTGACGTTGCCACCACACTCTCCACCCTCCCAAGCCTGGCTACATCATCCCATCCTCTCATTACACTCCTCTTCTCCTTTAGAGTAATCACAATGCAATTATGTCCTTAggtatgcataaatatatatttgttttctctccagGTAGCCCCTAAGATCCTGGAGGGTAGAGACCGCCTCTATCCCTGTCACGtagcacactgcctggcatgtagtaagaaTTCAATAATCTGTTGATTATATGAGCAAATGATAACATGGTGGGTTAGGAGTTCGGGCTGAGGAATAGGCAGACCTGGCTTGACCAATAGTTGGCTGCATGACCTTGGTCAAGGCACTTAACCTCTCTTAGTCTTGAGTCatacatttgtaaaatagagaaaacacCTCTTTTACTGTTTCTTGATGATCAACTGAAAAAATGCACAGAAAGCGctcagaacaatgcctggcacacagaa
This sequence is a window from Mesoplodon densirostris isolate mMesDen1 chromosome 4, mMesDen1 primary haplotype, whole genome shotgun sequence. Protein-coding genes within it:
- the DLST gene encoding dihydrolipoyllysine-residue succinyltransferase component of 2-oxoglutarate dehydrogenase complex, mitochondrial isoform X1, whose amino-acid sequence is MLSRSRFLSRAFSRSLSAFQKGNCPLGRRSLPGISLCQGPGYPDSRKIVINNGSVFSVRFFRTTAVCKDDVITVKTPAFAESVTEGDVRWEKAVGDTVAEDEVVCEIETDKTSVQVPSPANGMIEALLVPDGGKVEGGTPLFTLRKTGAAPAKAKPAEAPAAAAPKAEPAASAVSPPPAASIPTQMPPAPSPSQPLTSKPVSAVKPTAAPPVAEPGAGTGLRSEHR